The following proteins come from a genomic window of Nicotiana tomentosiformis chromosome 12, ASM39032v3, whole genome shotgun sequence:
- the LOC138902383 gene encoding uncharacterized protein: protein MTFTQYETKFVDLSHNAVVLIPTERERVRRLIDCLTFGIRLQMARKTEDGISFNQVVEISRWIERVHGMYWLSPYHAILDCHAKIVTLAMLGFSGLEWRWTPGYSTIRVISYVKARHMVEKVCLAYLAYICDPSAEVPSMGSVPVVHEFPKVFPTDLSGMPLDRDIDFCIDLVSGTQPISTALYHLAPVELKELKEQL, encoded by the exons ATGACTTTTACCCAGTACGAGACCAAGTTTGTGGATTTATCTCACAATGCAGTTGTATTgattcctactgagagggagagggtgaggagattAATTGATTGCCTTACTTTtggtatcaggctacagatggccagaAAGACAGAGGATGGCATTTCTTTCAACCAGGTTGTAGAGATTTCTAGATGGATTGAGAGAGTTCATG gcatgtattggttgtcaccttatcatgctattttggactgtcacgccaagattGTGACATTAGCCATGCTGGGGTTTTCTGGATTGGAGTGGAGATGGACTCCTGGATATTCTACTATAAGGgtcatttcttatgtgaaggctcggcatatggtcgagaaagtATGTCTCGCATATTTGGCATATATCTGTGatcctagtgcggaggttccttccatgggtTCAGTGCCAGTTGTACACGAGTTCCCaaaggtgtttcctacagatttatcggggatgccactcgatagagatatcgacttctgCATTGACTTAGTTTcaggcactcaacctatttcaaCCGCACTGTACCATCTTGCCccagttgagttgaaagaattgaaggagcagttgtag